A stretch of Mastacembelus armatus chromosome 1, fMasArm1.2, whole genome shotgun sequence DNA encodes these proteins:
- the LOC113128799 gene encoding UTP--glucose-1-phosphate uridylyltransferase-like isoform X1, with translation MSLLVADLTRGAMTEFQEKLRQQHEESMHRELEALLTTSNKAEAEISRKDFHGFKNLFHRFLQVKGPSVDWPKINRPPEESIQPYEKIKTKGLPDNITASLNKLAVVKLNGGLGTSMGCKGPKSLISVRNENTFLDLTVQQIEHLNKTYNASVPLVLMNSFNTDEDTKKILQKYKHHRVNIHTFNQSRYPRINKESLLPVAKNMGMSGDNAEAWYPPGHGDIYASFYNSGLLDKLIAEGKEYIFVSNIDNLGATVDLFILQHLMSQPEDKRCEFIMEVTDKTRADVKGGTLIQYKDHLRLLEIAQVPKAHVDEFKSVTKFKIFNTNNLWISLPAIKRLQDKNAMDLEIIVNPKTLDGGLNVIQLETAVGAAIKSFNNAMGVNVPRSRFLPVKTSSDLLLVMSNLYSMDAGSLTMSEKREFPTTPHVKLGSSFTKVHDFLARFESIPDMLELDHLTVSGDVTFGKNVSLKGTVIIIANHGDRIDIPAGAMLENKIVSGNLRILDH, from the exons ATCTCCAGAAAGGATTTCCATGGCTTTAAGAACCTCTTCCACAGATTTCTCCAGGTCAAAGGTCCCTCGGTCGACTGGCCCAAGATCAACCGGCCGCCGGAGGAGTCG ATCCAGCCCTACGAGAAGATCAAAACCAAGGGTCTGCCCGACAACATCACAGCCAGTCTCAACAAGCTCGCTGTGGTCAAACTGAATGGCGGCCTGGGAACCAGCATGGGCTGCAAGGGCCCCAAGAGTCTGATCAGCGTCCGCAACGAGAACACCTTCCTGGACCTGACGGTGCAGCAGATCGAG CACCTAAACAAAACCTATAACGCCAGCGTGCCGCTCGTGCTGATGAATTCCTTCAACACTGACGAGGACACGAAGAAAATCCTGCAAAAGTACAAACACCACCGGGTCAACATTCACACCTTCAACCAGAGCAG GTATCCCAGGATCAACAAGGAGTCCCTGCTGCCCGTTGCCAAAAACATGGGAATGAGTGGCGATAACGCGGAGGCCTGGTACCCGCCGGGTCACGGAGACATCTACGCCAGCTTCTACAACTCCGGGCTGCTGGACAAACTCATCGCCGAGGGGAAAGAGTACATCTTCGTGTCCAACATCGACAACCTGGGTGCCACCGTCGacctcttcatcctccagcaCCTGATGAGCCAGCCGGAAGACAAACGCTGCGAGTTCATCATGGAGGTCACGGATAAGACCAGAGCCGACGTCAAG GGTGGTACTCTGATCCAGTACAAGGACCACCTGAGGCTGCTGGAGATTGCTCAGGTCCCAAAGGCCCACGTCGACGAGTTCAAGTCTGTCACCAAGTTCAAGATCTTCAACACCAACAACCTGTGGATCTCTCTGCCCGCCATCAAGCGGCTGCAGGATAAGAACGCCATGGACCTGGAGATCATCGTCAACCCGAAG ACGCTGGATGGAGGACTGAACGTCATCCAGCTGGAGACAGCGGTGGGCGCCGCCATCAAGAGCTTCAATAACGCCATGGGTGTGAACGTCCCACGCAGCCGCTTCCTGCCGGTGAAGACGTCTTCCGACCTGCTGCTGGTGATGTCGAACCTGTACAGCATGGACGCCGGCTCGCTCACCATGAGTGAGAAGAGAGAGTTCCCGACCACGCCGCACGTCAAGCTGGGCAGCTCCTTCACCAAA GTTCATGACTTTCTGGCCAGGTTTGAAAGCATCCCCGACATGTTGGAGCTCGATCACCTGACCGTGTCCGGAGACGTCACCTTCGGAAAGAACGTGTCTCTGAAG GGCACCGTCATCATCATAGCCAATCATGGTGACCGGATTGATATTCCTGCTGGGGCGATGCTGGAGAACAAGATCGTTTCAGGGAACCTGCGGATCCTCGACCACTGA
- the LOC113128799 gene encoding UTP--glucose-1-phosphate uridylyltransferase-like isoform X2 — MTEFQEKLRQQHEESMHRELEALLTTSNKAEAEISRKDFHGFKNLFHRFLQVKGPSVDWPKINRPPEESIQPYEKIKTKGLPDNITASLNKLAVVKLNGGLGTSMGCKGPKSLISVRNENTFLDLTVQQIEHLNKTYNASVPLVLMNSFNTDEDTKKILQKYKHHRVNIHTFNQSRYPRINKESLLPVAKNMGMSGDNAEAWYPPGHGDIYASFYNSGLLDKLIAEGKEYIFVSNIDNLGATVDLFILQHLMSQPEDKRCEFIMEVTDKTRADVKGGTLIQYKDHLRLLEIAQVPKAHVDEFKSVTKFKIFNTNNLWISLPAIKRLQDKNAMDLEIIVNPKTLDGGLNVIQLETAVGAAIKSFNNAMGVNVPRSRFLPVKTSSDLLLVMSNLYSMDAGSLTMSEKREFPTTPHVKLGSSFTKVHDFLARFESIPDMLELDHLTVSGDVTFGKNVSLKGTVIIIANHGDRIDIPAGAMLENKIVSGNLRILDH; from the exons ATCTCCAGAAAGGATTTCCATGGCTTTAAGAACCTCTTCCACAGATTTCTCCAGGTCAAAGGTCCCTCGGTCGACTGGCCCAAGATCAACCGGCCGCCGGAGGAGTCG ATCCAGCCCTACGAGAAGATCAAAACCAAGGGTCTGCCCGACAACATCACAGCCAGTCTCAACAAGCTCGCTGTGGTCAAACTGAATGGCGGCCTGGGAACCAGCATGGGCTGCAAGGGCCCCAAGAGTCTGATCAGCGTCCGCAACGAGAACACCTTCCTGGACCTGACGGTGCAGCAGATCGAG CACCTAAACAAAACCTATAACGCCAGCGTGCCGCTCGTGCTGATGAATTCCTTCAACACTGACGAGGACACGAAGAAAATCCTGCAAAAGTACAAACACCACCGGGTCAACATTCACACCTTCAACCAGAGCAG GTATCCCAGGATCAACAAGGAGTCCCTGCTGCCCGTTGCCAAAAACATGGGAATGAGTGGCGATAACGCGGAGGCCTGGTACCCGCCGGGTCACGGAGACATCTACGCCAGCTTCTACAACTCCGGGCTGCTGGACAAACTCATCGCCGAGGGGAAAGAGTACATCTTCGTGTCCAACATCGACAACCTGGGTGCCACCGTCGacctcttcatcctccagcaCCTGATGAGCCAGCCGGAAGACAAACGCTGCGAGTTCATCATGGAGGTCACGGATAAGACCAGAGCCGACGTCAAG GGTGGTACTCTGATCCAGTACAAGGACCACCTGAGGCTGCTGGAGATTGCTCAGGTCCCAAAGGCCCACGTCGACGAGTTCAAGTCTGTCACCAAGTTCAAGATCTTCAACACCAACAACCTGTGGATCTCTCTGCCCGCCATCAAGCGGCTGCAGGATAAGAACGCCATGGACCTGGAGATCATCGTCAACCCGAAG ACGCTGGATGGAGGACTGAACGTCATCCAGCTGGAGACAGCGGTGGGCGCCGCCATCAAGAGCTTCAATAACGCCATGGGTGTGAACGTCCCACGCAGCCGCTTCCTGCCGGTGAAGACGTCTTCCGACCTGCTGCTGGTGATGTCGAACCTGTACAGCATGGACGCCGGCTCGCTCACCATGAGTGAGAAGAGAGAGTTCCCGACCACGCCGCACGTCAAGCTGGGCAGCTCCTTCACCAAA GTTCATGACTTTCTGGCCAGGTTTGAAAGCATCCCCGACATGTTGGAGCTCGATCACCTGACCGTGTCCGGAGACGTCACCTTCGGAAAGAACGTGTCTCTGAAG GGCACCGTCATCATCATAGCCAATCATGGTGACCGGATTGATATTCCTGCTGGGGCGATGCTGGAGAACAAGATCGTTTCAGGGAACCTGCGGATCCTCGACCACTGA